The DNA window GGAGAAGATGAAGAACCAAAGAAAGTTGTTGGCTTAAAAAAGTCACCACCCGTTAAAAAAATAGCGGCAGCCAAAGTTGAAAAACCTAATGATATTAAAGTAGAAATACAAGAAGAAATTGCTCCTCACGAAGTTGAAGAAGAAGTAATCTTTGATGATGTTGAACAAGAAATTATTCTTGATGATGTTGAAGATGAGATCATTTCTGATGATGTTGAAGAAGAAGTAATCTTTGATGAAGTTGAACAAGAAATTATTCCTGAAGAAATTGAAGAGGAAGTAATTGTTGATGATGTTGAAGATGTTGAAGATGAGGTCATTTCTGAGGAAGTTCAAGAAGAAGTAATCTTTGATGAAGTTGAACAAGAAATTATTCCTGAAGAAATTGAAGAGGAAGTAATTCTTGGGGATGTTGAAGATGAGGTCATTTCTGAGGAAGTTCAAGAAGAAATGATTAAGGAATCAATGGAATCTAATGAAAATAAAAAAGGGAGCATTAGTGATGAAGAAACTAGTGACCTTAAAATAGATCTAGATGACTTAATTTAAAAGCACTTTATGTGTTTTTTTTATTTTAATTGTGATTTAATTAAAATAATGAATTTTAATTATTAGAAAGAAAAAAAATGAAGCAATACAAAGGTAAAGTATCAAAATTTATTTTTAAATCAGATAATGGCTATGCAATAGCAGTTTTTGTTTTGTTTACTGATGAGAAAAAATCTATTGTAATTACAGGGCCGATTGGTATGATGAAAATTGGTATTATTTATGAAGTTAGTGGTGAAGAAATCGATGACCCAAAAAGAAATCAAAAAAGTTTAGCTATAAAAAGTTTTAGTCAGGTAAAAAATTTTGATAATGATGGTTTAATAAAATATTTAAGCTCGTCAGTTTTTCCAACAATAGGAAAAAATTTAGCAAAAAATATTGTTGAATATTTTAAAGAAGATGTTTTTAGCAAAATAATGAATAATAAAAATGAATTATTTAATATAAAAGATATGACACAAGCAAAAGCAGAAATTATTTATGATGTAGTTATTTCAAAGTTTGGAGATACAAAAATTTTAGATATATTTGTAGAAAATAATTTAAAAATTGAATTTTTAAATTTATTACAAAAGGAAGAGGAAGATATTAATTTTATTGAACAAATTTTAAGAGAAGATTTTTATAGTTATGCTAATGAAAAGAAAATGCAACCATTTTATGAAGTTGATAGAGTATGTATAACTTTTGGAATGGAAGAAAATGATGAAAGAAGAGTTTCTTGATTTGCAAATGAATTTGTAAAAGAAATTCTTTTTCAAGAAGGTAATACGTTTACTGATATGGACCAACTACTTAAAAAAATGAAAGCCCATTTTAATTTAAGTGAAAATGAAATAATAAATAAATTAGTTTATGCAAAAAATCAGAAAATCATTTATTTTAAAAATCAAAAAATATATACAAAAGAAAGTTATGAAGATGAACAATTCATAGCAAAAGAATTATTTGATTTATTAAATAGATCAAATTATTTAAAAAGAGAATTTAATTTTGAAGAGAAACTTAAAGAAGTTGAACAGTTTATTTCTTTGAGAAGTGGAATTAAAAATTTTAAATATAATAATGAACAAGTAGAAGCAATTAAAAATTTTATTGAAAATGATGTTTCAATAATAACAGGTGGACCTGGTACTGGTAAAACAACAGTTATTACAGGAATAGTAAAAATGTATGAGCTGATATATAACGATAGTAATTTTGCATTAACAGCTCCAACAGGTAGAGCAGCTGGTAAAATAAAAGATGATTCAGGCTATAAAACATCAACTATTCATCGATTGTTACAATATTCAGGCAATGATATTTTTGAAGCAAATGAAAATAAACCAATATTCAAAAATTTAGTTGTAATTGATGAATGTTCAATGATAGATAATCATTTATTTGCTTCTCTTTTAAGGGGAGTTAAGGGAATTAAAAAGTTGTTATTAGTTGGAGATGTTGAACAACTTCCAAGCGTTAGTTATGGTAATCTTTACGAAGATTTAATTGTAAGCAATTATTTTAAAACAACAAGACTTGTAAAAAATAATCGTCAATTAAATAGTGAAGGTGAAATTAATTCTATTATTGCACTTTCAGATGCTATT is part of the Spiroplasma cantharicola genome and encodes:
- the recD2 gene encoding SF1B family DNA helicase RecD2, encoding MKQYKGKVSKFIFKSDNGYAIAVFVLFTDEKKSIVITGPIGMMKIGIIYEVSGEEIDDPKRNQKSLAIKSFSQVKNFDNDGLIKYLSSSVFPTIGKNLAKNIVEYFKEDVFSKIMNNKNELFNIKDMTQAKAEIIYDVVISKFGDTKILDIFVENNLKIEFLNLLQKEEEDINFIEQILREDFYSYANEKKMQPFYEVDRVCITFGMEENDERRVSWFANEFVKEILFQEGNTFTDMDQLLKKMKAHFNLSENEIINKLVYAKNQKIIYFKNQKIYTKESYEDEQFIAKELFDLLNRSNYLKREFNFEEKLKEVEQFISLRSGIKNFKYNNEQVEAIKNFIENDVSIITGGPGTGKTTVITGIVKMYELIYNDSNFALTAPTGRAAGKIKDDSGYKTSTIHRLLQYSGNDIFEANENKPIFKNLVVIDECSMIDNHLFASLLRGVKGIKKLLLVGDVEQLPSVSYGNLYEDLIVSNYFKTTRLVKNNRQLNSEGEINSIIALSDAIKNESINNFNFENSTNVNFNFSKDYDNVINFLKETYSNLNPSNIDEQLNDLQIIAPMYKEKLGIDNLNSIIQNLVNPTKSKVYKRYDLEFRVNDKVMYIENDPIYELSNGDVGYIKELNFIGDKLKTAKIIFNEREIEMGSSSFQKIKLSYACSIHKTQGSEYKNTIIVLDGNNRNSNFILNKKMLYTAITRAKQNLFIISDQILFLKSCNRNPKPRLTTLKEAILTLKEQ